A region from the Janthinobacterium agaricidamnosum genome encodes:
- a CDS encoding alpha/beta hydrolase, with translation MKSLSLLLALCCLLNNAHAAPATAPASYVLENTEVRDIHAQTLNRDYQVYVALPDSYRQGNKRYPVLFVVDANYAFPVVRNIAQRLNKHAGMEEVVVVGLSYANGDGGVYSRRRDYTPTTPRKHDYRSDMPGRQPAFGEAKAYGQFIAGEVFPFIASNYRVNMQRKVFICHSYGSLLGLQFLLTEPRTFEHYILGSPSLWYDAGVMFDREQAYAASHKDLPASVFFGIGGLEKLAAGKKRSRSEEDADMVADVREFDGKLKSRKFPNLKTRLRVFEDEDHASVFPFVLTHGLRAYLTSAK, from the coding sequence TTGAAATCCCTCAGCCTGCTGCTCGCACTCTGCTGCCTGCTCAACAATGCCCATGCCGCCCCCGCCACCGCCCCCGCCAGTTACGTTTTGGAGAATACGGAAGTGCGCGACATCCATGCGCAAACCTTGAACCGCGATTATCAGGTGTATGTGGCCTTGCCCGATTCCTATCGGCAGGGGAATAAACGCTACCCGGTGCTGTTCGTCGTCGATGCCAATTATGCGTTTCCCGTCGTGCGCAATATCGCGCAGCGCCTGAACAAGCATGCCGGGATGGAAGAAGTGGTGGTGGTCGGCCTGTCGTACGCCAACGGCGACGGCGGGGTGTACAGCCGCCGCCGCGACTACACGCCCACCACGCCGCGCAAGCACGATTACCGCTCGGACATGCCGGGGCGGCAGCCGGCGTTCGGCGAAGCGAAGGCGTATGGCCAGTTCATCGCGGGCGAGGTGTTTCCCTTTATCGCCAGTAACTATCGCGTGAATATGCAGCGCAAGGTGTTTATCTGCCATTCCTACGGCAGTCTGCTGGGCCTGCAATTTTTGCTGACGGAACCGCGCACCTTCGAGCACTACATCCTTGGCAGTCCGTCGCTGTGGTACGACGCTGGCGTGATGTTCGACCGCGAGCAGGCGTATGCCGCCAGCCACAAGGACTTGCCAGCTTCCGTGTTCTTCGGCATCGGCGGCCTGGAAAAGCTGGCGGCAGGCAAGAAACGTTCGCGCTCCGAGGAAGACGCCGACATGGTGGCCGACGTGCGCGAATTCGACGGCAAGCTGAAATCGCGCAAGTTTCCGAATCTGAAAACGCGTTTGCGCGTGTTCGAGGACGAAGACCATGCGAGCGTGTTTCCTTTTGTGCTCACGCATGGTTTGCGGGCGTATCTGACGTCCGCAAAATGA
- the gspM gene encoding type II secretion system protein GspM, with protein sequence MQPLLKKWAAAFDALSRRERLMLFGAGVAALLFVFYFLFFNPLFAKRAALHASIAQKQNQKAAIAKEIELTMLAHAVDPDQNARARLAALLAEGARMKEQLRQKQHGLVAPERMVALLEQLLRRHAGLRVVALKTLSGGGVGASPAAAASGDGAAKASAPAPLLHRHGVEVVLQGSYADMLQYMQALQAMPTRVFWGQARLEAETYPQATLTLTLYTLSMDDTWIAL encoded by the coding sequence ATGCAGCCCTTGCTGAAAAAATGGGCCGCTGCCTTCGACGCCCTCAGCCGGCGCGAGCGGCTGATGCTGTTCGGCGCGGGCGTGGCCGCGCTCCTGTTCGTCTTCTATTTTTTGTTCTTTAATCCGCTGTTCGCGAAACGCGCGGCGCTGCATGCGAGCATTGCGCAAAAGCAAAACCAGAAGGCAGCCATCGCCAAGGAAATCGAACTGACCATGCTGGCGCACGCAGTGGATCCGGACCAGAATGCGCGCGCGCGTCTGGCGGCCCTGCTGGCGGAAGGGGCGAGAATGAAAGAGCAGCTGCGCCAGAAGCAGCACGGCCTGGTGGCGCCCGAACGCATGGTGGCGCTGCTGGAACAGTTGCTGCGCCGGCATGCCGGCCTGCGTGTGGTCGCGCTGAAAACCTTGTCTGGAGGTGGCGTGGGCGCTTCCCCGGCAGCCGCAGCGTCCGGCGACGGCGCCGCCAAGGCAAGCGCCCCGGCGCCCCTGCTGCACCGGCATGGCGTGGAAGTGGTGCTGCAGGGCAGTTATGCCGACATGCTGCAGTACATGCAGGCGCTGCAGGCGATGCCGACGCGGGTCTTCTGGGGCCAGGCCCGCCTGGAGGCCGAAACTTACCCGCAAGCGACGCTGACCCTGACTTTATATACCCTCAGCATGGATGACACATGGATCGCACTGTGA
- the mshL gene encoding pilus (MSHA type) biogenesis protein MshL yields MFKISTMAALVSVSLGLGGCNVAPVKRDTYNAITDAVKGAAATTTPAAQPDAVEAALLPPVAALAQQLPKARAALDERFNVAFNNVPARQFFTSIVAGTRYNMLVHPDIGGTISANLKDVTLFQALDAVRELYGYDYKVEGTQIYIKPLTMQTRLFHVNYLTGARRGSSNLRVSSTSVGSVGSTNSGGSGGNGNQGNNQNSEQNQQTNGGQGGRTLDSSNLTTSSTADFWPELKAALEAIVGSTEGGRQVVLSPQSGVIVIRAMPEELRNVDMYLKATQLSVDRQVILEAKILEVELNDNTQTGINWASFASIKSGHTNRISTGFIQPGGSLAPLPFNGGQPPNMTNGSGLTASSGFGLSSAATAAGSMFGLAFQTANFAAMISFLESQGSVHVLSSPRIATMNNQKAVLKIGTDEFYVTGVSTTTNTTASGATTSPNVTLQPFFSGVVLDVTPQIDADGNIILHVHPSVSQVSTISKEIDLGSAGSLKLPLAASSTSEMDSMVRSQDGRIVAIGGLMRQATTSDRSQVPGAGDIPVLGALFRNTGQVIQKRELVVLIKPTIVEGANSWNEDLLDSGKRIEALDPRRPSERR; encoded by the coding sequence ATGTTCAAGATCAGCACGATGGCGGCGCTTGTCAGCGTCAGCCTGGGCCTGGGCGGCTGCAATGTCGCGCCCGTCAAGCGCGATACCTATAATGCGATTACAGACGCCGTCAAGGGCGCGGCGGCCACCACCACGCCGGCAGCCCAGCCCGATGCCGTGGAAGCGGCGCTGCTGCCGCCCGTGGCGGCCCTGGCCCAGCAATTGCCGAAGGCCCGCGCCGCGCTCGACGAGCGCTTCAACGTGGCCTTCAACAATGTGCCGGCGCGCCAGTTCTTCACCTCCATCGTGGCCGGCACGCGCTACAACATGCTGGTCCATCCCGATATCGGCGGCACGATTTCGGCCAACCTGAAGGACGTGACCCTGTTCCAGGCGCTCGACGCCGTGCGCGAGCTGTACGGCTACGACTACAAGGTCGAAGGCACGCAGATCTACATCAAGCCGCTGACCATGCAGACGCGCTTGTTCCATGTCAATTACCTGACGGGCGCGCGCAGGGGCAGTTCCAACCTGCGCGTGTCGTCGACCTCGGTGGGCTCGGTCGGTTCGACCAATTCGGGCGGTTCGGGCGGCAATGGCAACCAGGGCAACAACCAGAATAGCGAGCAGAACCAGCAGACGAATGGCGGCCAGGGCGGCCGCACCCTGGATAGCAGCAACCTCACCACCTCGTCCACGGCAGACTTCTGGCCGGAATTGAAGGCGGCGCTGGAAGCCATCGTCGGCAGCACCGAGGGCGGCCGGCAAGTGGTGCTGAGCCCGCAGTCGGGCGTGATCGTCATCCGCGCCATGCCGGAAGAGCTGCGCAACGTCGACATGTACCTGAAGGCCACGCAGCTGTCCGTCGACCGCCAGGTGATCCTGGAAGCGAAAATCCTCGAAGTCGAGCTCAACGACAACACGCAGACGGGCATCAACTGGGCCTCGTTCGCCTCGATCAAGAGCGGCCACACGAACCGCATCTCGACGGGCTTCATCCAGCCGGGCGGCAGCCTGGCGCCGCTGCCGTTCAACGGCGGCCAGCCGCCCAACATGACGAATGGCAGCGGCCTGACGGCCAGCAGCGGCTTCGGCCTCAGCTCGGCGGCGACGGCGGCCGGCTCCATGTTCGGCCTGGCGTTCCAGACAGCCAACTTTGCCGCCATGATTTCCTTCCTGGAATCGCAAGGCTCCGTGCACGTGCTGTCGAGTCCGCGCATCGCCACCATGAACAACCAGAAGGCCGTGCTGAAGATAGGCACGGACGAGTTTTACGTGACGGGCGTGTCCACCACCACGAATACGACGGCCAGCGGCGCCACCACCAGCCCCAACGTGACCTTGCAGCCGTTCTTTTCCGGCGTGGTGCTGGACGTGACGCCGCAGATCGATGCGGATGGCAACATCATCCTGCACGTGCACCCGTCCGTCAGCCAGGTGTCGACCATCAGCAAGGAAATCGACCTGGGCAGCGCCGGCTCGCTGAAACTGCCGCTGGCCGCCTCCAGCACGTCCGAGATGGACAGCATGGTGCGCAGCCAGGATGGGCGGATCGTCGCCATCGGCGGCCTGATGCGCCAGGCCACGACCTCGGACCGTTCTCAGGTGCCGGGCGCGGGCGATATTCCCGTGCTGGGCGCGCTGTTCCGCAACACGGGCCAGGTGATCCAGAAGCGCGAACTGGTGGTGCTGATCAAGCCCACCATCGTCGAAGGCGCCAACAGCTGGAACGAGGACTTGCTCGATTCGGGCAAACGCATCGAGGCGCTCGACCCGCGCCGGCCGTCGGAGCGGCGCTAA
- a CDS encoding PilN domain-containing protein: protein MSQQINLFNPQFEQTTHQMSARTAGACLGALALGLLLLCVLGQRSLTELQRQDADVQAALAKEEARRDQALRDFPPRKKDPALAQEVAAAEAQRQLLLDASAVLASGEMGNTQGFAGYFRALAQARVEGVWLTNINIAGAGSELGLQGRALRASLLPAYITRLGQQDVLAGKSFASLDIGQPPVPAVTEGKAPAAPYVTFSLQSSSQLAASAAAAGGKH, encoded by the coding sequence ATGAGCCAGCAGATCAATCTGTTCAACCCCCAGTTCGAACAGACGACCCACCAGATGTCGGCGCGCACCGCCGGCGCCTGCCTCGGTGCGCTGGCGCTGGGCTTGCTGCTGCTGTGCGTGCTGGGCCAGCGCTCGCTGACGGAACTGCAGCGCCAGGACGCGGATGTCCAGGCGGCGCTGGCAAAAGAAGAGGCCAGGCGCGACCAGGCCTTGCGTGATTTTCCGCCACGCAAGAAAGATCCGGCGCTGGCGCAGGAAGTCGCGGCCGCCGAGGCGCAGCGCCAGTTGCTGCTGGATGCGTCGGCCGTGCTGGCTAGTGGCGAAATGGGCAATACCCAGGGCTTTGCCGGCTATTTCCGCGCGCTGGCGCAGGCCAGGGTGGAAGGCGTATGGTTGACGAACATCAATATCGCCGGTGCCGGCAGTGAACTCGGCTTGCAGGGCCGCGCCTTGCGCGCGTCGCTGCTGCCCGCGTATATCACGCGTTTGGGCCAGCAGGATGTGCTGGCAGGCAAGAGCTTCGCCAGCCTCGACATCGGCCAGCCGCCGGTGCCGGCGGTCACCGAAGGCAAGGCACCGGCGGCGCCGTATGTGACTTTCAGCTTGCAATCATCAAGCCAGCTTGCGGCGTCCGCCGCGGCAGCGGGAGGAAAACACTGA
- a CDS encoding agglutinin biogenesis protein MshI, with product MGLFARARKYDGWLATAFGREGVSAVVVERPADGLPRVLCASYQAAERPASAEVLEKLGKELQAAARHCSTVLAGGEYQLLSLEAPAVPREELKTAVGWRLKDMLDFPLAEATIDVFDIPGDPNGTQRGSSVFAVAARNSAVSRRQGLYGVCKIGLSVIDIPEMAQRNIATLLETPGRGIAVLSFDGDGGLLTMSFNGELYQARRIDVTLPQLHSPDASQYYDRVTLELQRSFDHFDRQFHFISLSRLMLMTGASDGLHGYLADNLYMPVERLDLNQVFDFSRVAALREPDMQARYFLALGAALREGGMLPGKSEGKGA from the coding sequence ATGGGTTTATTCGCAAGAGCAAGAAAATACGATGGCTGGCTGGCGACGGCGTTTGGCCGCGAAGGTGTCAGCGCCGTCGTTGTCGAGCGTCCCGCCGACGGCCTGCCGCGCGTGCTGTGCGCCAGTTACCAGGCGGCGGAACGGCCCGCGTCGGCCGAAGTGCTGGAAAAGCTGGGCAAGGAACTGCAGGCCGCGGCGCGCCACTGCAGTACCGTGCTGGCCGGCGGCGAGTACCAGCTGCTGTCGCTGGAAGCGCCGGCTGTGCCGCGCGAGGAATTGAAGACGGCCGTGGGCTGGCGCCTGAAGGACATGCTGGACTTTCCCCTGGCCGAGGCCACCATCGACGTGTTCGACATCCCCGGTGACCCGAACGGCACCCAGCGCGGCAGCAGCGTGTTTGCCGTCGCCGCGCGCAACAGCGCCGTGTCGCGGCGCCAGGGGCTGTATGGCGTATGCAAGATCGGCCTGTCCGTGATCGATATCCCGGAAATGGCGCAGCGCAATATCGCCACCCTGCTGGAAACGCCGGGGCGCGGCATCGCCGTGCTGTCCTTCGATGGCGACGGCGGCTTGCTGACCATGAGTTTCAATGGCGAGCTGTACCAGGCGCGCCGCATCGATGTGACCTTGCCGCAATTGCACTCTCCCGACGCCAGCCAGTATTACGATCGTGTCACCCTGGAGCTGCAGCGCTCGTTCGACCACTTCGACCGCCAGTTCCACTTCATTTCGCTCTCGCGCCTGATGCTGATGACGGGCGCCAGCGATGGCTTGCACGGCTATCTGGCCGATAATCTGTACATGCCGGTCGAACGGCTGGACTTGAATCAGGTGTTTGACTTTTCCCGGGTTGCCGCCTTGCGCGAGCCGGACATGCAGGCGCGCTACTTCCTGGCGCTGGGCGCGGCCTTGCGCGAGGGGGGCATGCTCCCGGGCAAGAGCGAAGGGAAGGGCGCATGA
- a CDS encoding MSHA biogenesis protein MshK, whose protein sequence is MDRTVTAGRAPRRWAPLLALCLACSGVQAQALDDPTRPPAALWAPASAAPVAPAQPRLQSVLISTQPGGRRLAVIDGQTVKVGSKVGDAVVTEIRDTAVLLRRGKTLETFKLYPGSKIPPQTDSKTDRKQE, encoded by the coding sequence ATGGATCGCACTGTGACCGCCGGCCGCGCGCCGCGCCGCTGGGCGCCGCTCCTGGCGCTGTGCCTGGCCTGCAGCGGCGTGCAGGCGCAGGCGCTGGACGACCCCACGCGCCCGCCCGCGGCCCTGTGGGCGCCCGCCAGCGCCGCTCCCGTCGCGCCCGCGCAGCCGCGCCTGCAATCGGTGCTCATCTCCACCCAGCCGGGCGGCCGACGCCTCGCCGTCATCGATGGCCAGACAGTCAAGGTCGGCAGCAAGGTGGGCGACGCCGTGGTGACGGAGATCCGCGACACGGCCGTATTATTGCGGCGTGGTAAAACACTGGAAACCTTCAAGCTGTACCCGGGCAGCAAGATACCGCCTCAGACCGACAGCAAGACCGACCGCAAGCAGGAGTAG
- a CDS encoding DUF2625 family protein produces the protein MRTLNELLDSEDPAFPLIRQWADEADLPVELLPPAAGREDVLLSLQVTTRSPLGAIAYETGGILVDDGWLRILGSGHARLGRDIAAWNKGKADGFLLVADDVLGGFFAINGGALGDDQGNMYYLAPETLEWEALEIGFTMFVQWAFTSQLRQFYGRQPGDAEGFDELPELPLSGELCLNFYPFLWTQEGSLKTSSRRIISVQEQWALNLGLQQKLPDAR, from the coding sequence ATGCGTACATTGAATGAATTACTCGATAGCGAAGACCCGGCGTTTCCCCTGATCAGGCAATGGGCCGACGAGGCCGACTTGCCGGTGGAATTGCTGCCGCCCGCGGCCGGCAGGGAGGATGTGCTGCTGAGCCTGCAGGTCACCACGCGTTCTCCCCTGGGGGCGATAGCCTATGAAACGGGGGGCATCCTGGTGGATGACGGCTGGCTGCGCATACTGGGGTCGGGACATGCCAGGCTGGGCAGGGATATCGCTGCCTGGAACAAAGGAAAGGCCGACGGTTTTCTGCTGGTCGCCGACGACGTGCTGGGCGGATTTTTTGCCATCAATGGCGGCGCACTCGGGGACGACCAGGGCAATATGTATTACCTGGCTCCCGAGACGCTGGAGTGGGAAGCGCTGGAGATCGGCTTCACGATGTTTGTCCAATGGGCTTTTACCAGCCAGTTGCGGCAGTTTTACGGCCGCCAGCCTGGCGACGCGGAGGGCTTTGACGAATTGCCCGAATTGCCCTTGTCCGGCGAGCTATGTCTGAATTTTTATCCATTTCTGTGGACGCAAGAGGGCTCGCTCAAGACCAGTTCGCGGCGCATCATTTCCGTGCAAGAGCAGTGGGCGCTCAACCTTGGTCTGCAACAGAAGTTGCCCGACGCGCGCTGA
- a CDS encoding tetratricopeptide repeat protein, translated as MSLINKMLQDLDARGTPDGRGDAAGIRSVPERERGLPRALIFGGAAGLTAAAIALGWVYLKRPPVPPVLVNVASNPLPAPVPVPVPVPVPVPVAVAPAPVVSAPAVEPEPVSQAEEASPAPARARPAEMRRVTEKPAKPAAAPVVRTAAPAASERLIDGKQVTAQQRVENAYRRALAQLQDGRVSEALPGLQQTLQLDPRHQGARETLVRLLLEAQRPDEAARQLQLSLALDPKQPAQAMMLARLQLDKTNGGAAALDTLMRSLPYAADSGEYHAFLAGVLQREQRYREASEHYQLALQAAPDNGVWWMGLGIALQADNHPAQARQAFERAKGLQTLSPQLQAFVERKLVQLTAAK; from the coding sequence ATGAGCCTGATTAACAAGATGTTGCAAGACCTCGATGCGCGCGGCACTCCCGATGGACGCGGCGACGCGGCCGGCATCCGCTCCGTGCCCGAACGCGAGCGGGGCTTGCCGCGCGCGCTGATCTTCGGCGGCGCTGCCGGCCTGACGGCGGCGGCCATCGCCCTGGGCTGGGTCTACCTGAAGCGCCCGCCCGTGCCGCCCGTGCTGGTGAATGTGGCCAGCAACCCGCTTCCGGCGCCTGTCCCGGTACCCGTTCCAGTGCCCGTTCCTGTGCCTGTCGCCGTAGCGCCTGCGCCGGTGGTGTCCGCCCCGGCGGTTGAGCCCGAACCCGTGTCCCAGGCCGAGGAAGCTTCCCCGGCGCCCGCCAGGGCGCGGCCCGCCGAAATGCGGCGCGTCACGGAAAAACCCGCCAAGCCTGCCGCTGCGCCCGTTGTAAGGACGGCAGCGCCCGCCGCCAGCGAACGCCTCATCGACGGCAAGCAAGTGACTGCGCAGCAGCGCGTGGAGAATGCATACCGGCGCGCGCTGGCCCAGTTGCAGGATGGCCGCGTCTCCGAAGCGTTGCCCGGTTTGCAGCAGACCCTGCAGCTGGACCCGCGCCACCAGGGCGCGCGCGAAACCCTGGTGCGCCTGCTGCTCGAAGCGCAGCGTCCCGACGAGGCTGCCCGCCAGTTGCAGCTGAGCCTGGCACTGGACCCGAAACAGCCGGCGCAAGCGATGATGCTGGCCCGTCTGCAGCTGGACAAGACCAACGGCGGAGCGGCCGCGCTCGACACCCTGATGCGCAGCTTGCCGTACGCCGCCGACAGCGGCGAATACCACGCCTTCCTGGCCGGCGTGCTGCAGCGCGAGCAGCGCTACCGCGAAGCGTCCGAGCACTACCAGCTGGCCCTGCAGGCGGCGCCCGACAACGGCGTCTGGTGGATGGGTCTCGGCATCGCCTTGCAAGCGGACAACCACCCGGCCCAGGCGCGCCAGGCGTTCGAGCGCGCCAAGGGCTTGCAAACCCTGTCGCCGCAGCTGCAGGCGTTTGTCGAGCGCAAGCTGGTGCAGTTGACGGCGGCCAAGTAA
- a CDS encoding ExeA family protein, whose product MYQAHFGLREAPFGLTPDTSFFFNGPQSQKALNTLLVAARNGEGFIKITGEVGTGKTFLCRKFMQSLGRDFVTAYIPNPNLPPRSLILALADDLDVLLEKDADQHQLLKSLNLRLLNLAAQGKRVLLCLDEAQAIPVDSLEALRLLTNLETEKRKLLQIVLFGQPELDVKLALPEIRQLAQRITFHYHLGPLSRDDVDFYVAHRLRVAGFDGARLFSRGGVRKLYQASGGIPRLINIMAHKALMVAYGEGRQQVSGRHVALAASDTLASKPRLWRKPWPWLAGAGVLAAACGVSWTLLNR is encoded by the coding sequence ATGTACCAGGCCCATTTCGGCTTGCGCGAGGCGCCGTTCGGCCTCACGCCCGATACCAGTTTCTTTTTCAACGGCCCGCAGTCGCAAAAGGCGCTCAACACCTTGCTGGTGGCGGCGCGCAATGGCGAGGGCTTCATCAAGATCACTGGCGAAGTGGGCACTGGTAAAACCTTTTTGTGCCGCAAGTTCATGCAATCGCTGGGGCGGGATTTCGTCACGGCCTATATCCCGAATCCTAACCTGCCGCCCCGATCGCTGATCCTGGCGCTGGCGGACGACCTCGATGTATTGCTGGAGAAAGATGCGGATCAGCACCAGCTACTCAAATCCCTCAACTTGCGCCTGCTTAACCTGGCGGCGCAAGGCAAGCGCGTGCTGCTGTGCCTGGATGAAGCGCAGGCGATTCCCGTCGACAGCCTCGAAGCGCTGCGCCTGCTGACGAACCTGGAAACGGAAAAACGCAAGCTGCTGCAAATCGTGCTGTTCGGCCAGCCCGAACTCGACGTCAAGCTGGCCCTGCCGGAAATCCGTCAGCTGGCGCAGCGCATCACCTTTCACTACCACCTGGGACCGTTGTCGCGCGACGACGTGGATTTCTATGTGGCGCACCGTCTGCGCGTGGCCGGTTTCGATGGCGCGCGTCTGTTCAGCCGGGGCGGCGTGCGCAAGCTGTACCAGGCCTCCGGCGGCATCCCGCGCCTGATCAACATCATGGCGCACAAGGCGCTGATGGTGGCGTATGGCGAAGGGCGGCAGCAGGTCAGCGGGCGCCACGTGGCGCTGGCCGCCAGCGATACCCTGGCCAGCAAGCCGCGCTTGTGGCGGAAGCCTTGGCCATGGCTGGCTGGCGCCGGCGTGCTGGCCGCCGCCTGCGGCGTGAGCTGGACTTTATTGAACCGATGA